AACCAGAAAAGACTGATCatcacatttattaaaatacCTTACTGTAGATTTGAtacgttttaaattttttgttaaaattttattatttcttgttACGTACCCTCGATAAAACTAAATCAAATAGACATTATTAAAACGGATTTAAAAGCGAACATGATTAAGCTGACCAAATAAGAAGTTTAGTTAAGctaagtacaaaaaaaaaataaaaaaaaataagaagtttAGTTGGATTAAAATGGGGATGACTGACCGATAGAGACACCTCTATATTTTTTGCATgggatatttttttataaatcaggaaataataaataaaatattggttGGATGTCAGGAAATTATTGTGTAAGAAACGGTCTTATCCAACCCTCCCCATGTTAATAGTGCCAGCCTGAAAAACAcgcaaatattcaaataataaataaaaagaaaacccatcatctcttctcttgagaaaaataggaaaaaaacaatgATAACATATTTAGAGAGTGCGAACGGACCAGTTTCCATTACTGTTTCTATCTCTCTTTCTACACACTGAAAGTCTGAAGGAGAAAGAACGGGTTTGTAGTTGGTTCGTTGCGTTTCTTTCTCCtttaaaactctctctctctctctctctctctctttttatttctttcctcTCTCAGCTACTCTGTTTCTATTTTACGCGCCTTAACAGAATCTTCCTCTGCTTTGTTTTCTTCGTCTTTCTCCTGGATTGAATCTGATTCTGAGATCCTCCTCCTACCTTTTTGATTGATCTCTTTTGAGATAGAGATATAGAAAAGAGTTTTGATGATTCTCGTGTTTGTAGTCTCTTTCCCAATCACTGTGTGATGGTCTCTGatgtattaaaataaacaaaagacctctctttcttttttttttttttttgtgtggtgcCAATAGAAAAACATCTACGTagatctctttctttttttcttttaaactttCTGGGATTAAATTTACTGTACAATTATTTTATCACAAAAACCGTTTCTTTACTCAAAAACGATTAGACCAACAAGTGGGTTTGAAAGGCTTGATTCTTTTGTCAATTTGTCAATTCAATCTTGGCGATGTGGGTTTAAGATTCACTGCTGTGGAATAATATTCGCCATTAGTGTTCTTTCATAAAGTAGCTGGAACTAAAAAAATagaggtatatatatatgtgtttcttCTTCCTGTCTGAATCATTTCCTCTTTGAtctaaaaaaggaaattaattttttttttttatttacagatatCTCTTTCCTTACCTGAATCCCATCATTGCTCTCTGTGGTGATAATCTGGATCTAAAGCCTCAATCTTTCTCGCTGGAGGACCACCGTGGGTGTGATTGTACAGCAGTTGGTCTGGAGTGCCTTGTTAATATAATCAGGGCCCTTAGAATGGGGTCCTGTCTATCTGCTGAGAGCAGGAGTCCCACACCTGGCTCTCCTGGCTTTGgtgtgaagaagagaaaaaactcTAAGAAGAGACTCGGTTCCAGAAACTCCTCCTTTGATTCAAGAAGAGATGATCCGTTGCATAGAGTCCCGGGCCGGATGTACTTGAATGGAGCAAGTGAGGCTGCTTGTATCTTCACTCAACAAGGCAAGAAAGGGCCTAATCAAGATGCCATGGTTGTTTGGgaggttagtttagaaaaaaacaattaatttcttctctttgtttatGGTTTTCTTATAGGTTTTATTTGTGTGTGCAGAGTTTTGGTTCAATGACAGATACAGTCTTCTGTGGAGTGTTTGATGGGCATGGTCCTTATGGTCATATGGTTGCAAAGAGAGTCAGAGACAATCTTCCTCTCAAATTAAGTGCTTATTGGGAAGCTAAAGTACCTATTAATAGTGCAAGCACCATCAACAACTCTGAAGATGCTTCTTTTGTATCTGCTGAGGAAGAACCTAGTCCATCTGTTGATATTGAGAAGGAAGAGTCCCAATCTGAATTGTTTCAAACTCTGAAAGATGCCTTTCTTAAGGCTTTCAAAGTTATGGACAGAGAGCTTAAATTCCATAAAAGTGTTGACTGTTTCTGCAGTGGGACAACGGCTGTGACTTTGATCAAACAGgtattgtcatgtctttattaGCGTAGTTCAGTGTAACTGGttgtttaattatataaatcctCTGCAATATCTTAGGGTGAGTATCTCGTTGTTGGAAACGTTGGGGACTCAAGAGCTGTGATGGGGACAAGAAACGGTGAAAATGCTCTTGTTGCTGTTCAACTAACTGTTGATCTCAAACCAAATCTCCCAGGTTGAATAACTATTCCTTGTTATGATGGATCCCTTTTATTCAAGTTGTTGTGTTAATTGTCCTCCATTGATTTTTGCAGCTGAGGAAGAGAGGATAAAGAAGTGTAGAGGACGTGTGTTTGCTCTTAGAGATGAGCCTGAGGTTTGTAGAGTCTGGCTGCCAAACTGTGACTCGCCTGGACTTGCAATGGCACGTGCTTTCGGAGACTTTTGTCTTAAAGATTTTGGTCTAATCTCTGTCCCTGATGTATCGTTCCGTCGATTAACCGAACAAGATGAGTTTATAGTGTTGGCTTCAGATGGGGTAGGTAACCTCTCAGACATACAAACATATCTTGTCTCACATTTGTCTAATGGTATGTTTGTGTGATAGATTTGGGATGTGCTCTCAAACGAAGAGGTAGTGGCGATTGTGGCTTCAGCACCATCACGTTCCTCTGCAGCAAGAGCTTTAGTGGAGTCTGCGGTTAGAGCTTGGAGATACAAATACCCTACCTCCAAAGTCGACGACTGTGCTGCGGTTTGCTTGTATCTACACTCCAATGACACAAACCTCATATCGTCAGCTTCTTCCATCTCCAAActggaagatgatgatgatgcatcAGAACCAAGCGGTCTAGGCCGTTCAAGTACTGTCAGGACAGGGAAAGAGATTGCTCTTGACGAAAGTGAAGCTGAAAAGCTGATTAAGGAAGAGGATATAGAGCCTGGAACAGAGTACTCTGCACTAGAAGGTGTTGCAAGAGTTAATACACTTTTAAACTTACCAAGATTTGTGCCtggaaaataaaagagaaataaGAGTTCGAAAACTGAAGAAGTTGAGTGGTGACAACAACacatttaatcaaataaatcaCTCTCAGGACTCAGGAGAGGTACTGTGTCTTTTCTTTCCCACCTTTCTACATTCTCTTATTCTTTGAGTCGACATTCATTGGTTTGGAACATAAACTCTTGTcagttttgtttttctatttatgTCTTTCTTTCTGTTTTGGTATTGTCAGTAAAGAAAGTGAAAACACAATCACATGTATGTAATAACGGCTTTGTGTCTGTGATACCATGAACCCCCCCTCCCCGGGACTTAATTTTGTCCGTCTGTTGGGGGAATATTTCCTGTTGATtgcttcaatctctttctctttcaaaCTCAACTGTTTCAACAAATGGGAATCAGATCCTTTTACTGATGATAATAACAACACACATAACAACACAAACACAAGGAACAAACTTGTCTTCTTACCAAGGCTATAAAGCAATGTTAGAGAGGAAAAGAACTAAGAGAGAAAAAATAGTAAGAAATTTGGAAAcagctaaagaagaagaagaccatGAGAGATTGTGTGCACCAACTGTGTAGACTGCTCCACTTTGTTCATCCTTCACTTGTATTCCTCCTGAGCCTGTGTGATTGATTCATCCGTCACATTCAAACGCTTAAAtagaattttaacaaaaaagttAAGTAGGATCAGTGATGATGCTTACAGTTGTGATTGGTCCATCCAATAACTTGGTTTTCGATATCATAGACAACTAACTTGTTAGAAAGCGCCATATCTGCACAGCCAAATCGAGTCAAGACTTCAATTATTTGGTGATTAGATTgtgaaatacatttttttttggaagagagagagatgttacCTCCAAGAATTGACAATTCTCCTCCATCTTTAGTCTGCAATCCACCGGTTTGCCAGCCTAAACACCATGTGTCTCCCTAAACAAGAGTCGGAGTTTATGTCAGAACAGGAACAACAAACAAGATCAAAGAGTCAGAACAAGAACTAAAACTTTACTTGAATTTGGAAGAGATAATCCCGAGGAGTCACTGTCAAGGAAGCCGACTTGTCGAACTGAAATGTCACAGGTGGGAACCGATCTAAACTGTAATATATCAGTCACCACATCAGATGCAGCATAAGACAGAAGAGCAATATCATTTTCAAACAACTCAACAAAGCAATGTGTTTAGATTCTTACTTGTCGGTATAACGGAAACAAGTAAAAGCATCTTGAACCTTATGCAAGTTGAGCTCTGGATGTGAAGCCAAGATCTGccaaaaacaacaaacaaagtGTTTAAGAACCTTTTATAGTAAAAGAAACATATTTTATGAAGAAAACAATTGTATTAACCTCATTGATTAACGGATTATAAACAGCCGTGGGAAGATAGACCAAAGTAGTACCACTGTCAACAATGACTCCTTTGTCATCTCCTGAATCAAAGGCTCCGGAAGAAAGTTGCAAAACTGAGTTACCAACTTCTATTGAATTGAGGTTAACACTATAATGAGCTCTGTAGAAAGGGTAGTCAAAAACAGTGTAAGTAACTCAAAACAAGAAGAGGTTTAAGGAAAAAGGCATTCATTGGCTTACGATTTAGAGAGCATAGGAGTAGTCTTCACTTTCGGCGAGACAACTTCTCCAATGGCGAAGATTCCACCTCCGTTTTTGTTATCCAAGCAATGTGCAAAAGTCCTTTTCACCTTCCCTTGAGAAGCTAACTGAGATATAAACGATGAATTGGACTGTCCAAATCCCATTATCCCATCAACTGCAGAGACTGATTCACCGAGCTGACCAGACTGTTTAGACCCGCACCCGAAGATGATGGTTCCGTTGGTAGAACCGGTCTGACGGTTACCAGTGACTAAATCCAAATGCACAACATCTCTCACTAAGTGACCACTAGTGGAGCTTTGATCTCCGTATTGGATGATGTATTTGCAAGTGGAGCCTGATTGGCACTGAGATATTTGGTTAACGTAAGAGCAGAAGCTGTCATCACAAGAAACAGACTTTGCGGTGGAGGAAGCATCTGAATCATAAGGCTTTAGATCTACCTGAAAAAGATAAATGAAAccattaaaaacattatataagcAACTTAATGTTATGTGCTTTTGTGGGAGATGGTCTTACCAAATCACTTTTCCTAGGACAACTGATGCATCCAGCACAGTTCACCCATAAGATATCACTTCCTGTATCGACCTGGACATGGTAGTCTCTTGATGGAGTTCCTAGTCCAATTTTAGCAAAGTATAGACTGTaataacaagaacaagagtcAACAAATGAGAGACAATGACCAAACAAACCATGATGAGAATCTCTCAAAAGATCAAAAAGCTTAAAAAAAGGGTATCTTTCAGATTCCACATTTGTAGGCATAAAAATTTAACCTTTCTATTTAAATTCCCAAACTTTATTTcataaggaaacaaaaaaaatgttaaagatTAGAGCTTTTGAGTACCCCGTGGACTCAGGCTGGCTATCGCCGCCGAGAGGGAGATCGATGGCGGAGAGGAGTCTGGAGTGACGGTGAGCATCGTGAGCTTTGAGGGCTCCGAGATCCTTTTCTATTTTCCCGGCGAACTTGCTTCGAACTTTGAATGCCAAGTTCTCCGTCGCCGCCGCTGATAACCGCGGCGAAATCAGCAGCGTCGCGAGTGCTGCCGAGAGGAAAATCGCCGACAAAGACCAATGTCTCCGCGTGAGATCCATTCTCCGTCAAAGACTAATATTCCAAACTTATtaatttagaaacaaaaaaaggaaaaaggtaaagagagaaaaaagtgTTAGCTTTGGCGGTGGCGTGAGGTTTAGGACAAAGATGTAGAAGAAGCAAATAAActttgtaataaaaatatagtttataaaattattattacaaaaTCCCGAATCACCTTTGAATCTATCTgactataaaattatactttgtttgaccaaaaaaataaaattatactttcttttacttttttttctttctaaaattaGGAATTAAAactttcagatattttttgaccaaaaaataaaaaaataaaaaaaaattcagatattTGTGAATCTGAACAAACCGTTTTTAGTTTCAGTTTGGCGGCAGTTATTTCACCTTCTCTGTCCTTGAGAGTcaaaaagtttatttattttttggtgtCTATTAAATTCCCTGTTTTACCAATTTTATCTACTTGTTTGTATTCAAAAGTTACATTTGTAATTGTTCTTCCTTATATAATTGAATTTTGTTAtgctaaaagaataaaaatatgtCTTTATTTTGAATTTCTAGAACTGTTTGATAATTGCTATCTCAAGTTGTtggtatttatattttagtttgaattGGAAGTAGTTCAATTTATATGCTAAGCAATATAATAATTCATCCATTTATGGAAAAGGTTATTTAGAAGATAAGATCATCaatattttcttcttcaattaaatattatcttcagtttaaaaaaaaattaagataaaaacttcaatattttcttCATCAATTAAATATTTGGAGGGACCTAATCGTCATTTACAagtaaaatgtaaatatcattaTCAATCGTAATTCCCTCGGAGAATTCTACACCTCCCGTTCATCTATCACGATGTGACATAAATACCCCCGAATATCCTCGTTCATCCGCAGAAACTTGAGGCTACAATCGTCTTTTATCCTCTACAGTCCAATACTCCGTTGAGACCGCGCACACACAAGCCAAGCTCATCAACCTTTTTCGAACACCAACTGCATCCTCTTCGTCTTCATCTCCTTCAATCTTCGTGAGCTCAAAAGCTGCCCCACGCaatgcctctctctctccgtctCGCTCCATATCCTACGGCTTTAGCTTCAACCACCGGTGGATATGGTCCCGTGAAGAAGCAGTGCCGCATCCCTTACTCCGGCGTCGCCACCACGAGGATTGGTTTCTTCTCACTGGATTATGGAAAAAGGGTAGAATCCTCTGTGGTGAGGTGTAGCTTAGAGACAGTGAATGTAAATGTTGGTCAAGTGAAGGAAGTGGATAAGGACACCTTCTGGCCCATCGTTAAAGCCGCTGGTGAAAAGATTATTGTACTTGACATGTACACTCAATGGTATGGCAACGTTATCCACTTTTAGATTAGCCAGTAACCATACTTTAGATTTTTGATTAGAGCATCCATCTaggaacaaaaatataataaaatgatgatgatgatatttcTTTTGTCACATATTTGAAATCAATGATGTTCCATGTAATATATATTCTAATGCAGGTGTGGACCATGTAAAGTGATTGCACCTAAGTACAAAGCTTTATCAGAGAAGTACGAGGACGTTGTATTTCTTAAGCTTGACTGCAACCCTGAAAACAGGGTTTGTCTTTAAAATCTCATTTCTCCACACCAATGTCCTcgctcttgtttttttttgcttaagctATAATAACGTTGGAactcttttttatatgtttggtGCAGCCATTAGTAAAGGAGCTAGGATTAAGAGTGGTTCCAACTTTCAAAATCTTTAAGGATAATAAAGTCGTCAAGGAAGTTACTGGTGCCAAATATGATAATCTGGTTGAAGCAATTGAAACAGCCAGGTCTGCTGGTGGTTCTTCGGGATGAACCAGTCCCCCATGTAAAGACGTTACCCTGCTTGGGTTGTGAAATGTAGTAAACTATGCTTCTCTTATTTTATTGGAAATGAAAagatttttatgtattaaaatggtagtaaaaaaattaaattgttgtGTTATGAACCGTTTCACCATGATCTGCATCCAACATCCATTAGGGCATCCACATTGGTGAACTCCAAGGGGAGTTCACAcgattttcgaaaaaaaaaaaattaaaataataaaaatcagtGAACCTGTTTCTTGGGAGTTCACTCCAGTGAACCCGGATCGTCACTGTAGCGCGGACTccacgacacgtggcggcccgcgattggtcctattaataattttattattatttttttttttaaaaaacaaaaattaaacagaaaaaaaataataataaaaaatgcttTGTGAGGGGTTCACTAGTGCTGATGGTCTTATACCGGACCTTGAAATGTCATATTTTCTTGAAAGGTAAACACACAGGTGTGATATGATCATTTTCTATCGTTATGCCAAGGCGTTGGACTTGTGGTCAGAATGATATATCCAACAAGCGCTCAAGAAACAACGTTTTAAGGAGACGTGGATGTCAAGCGAAGGCTCTAACCAAACCGCTACAGCCAACAGAACAGTGGAAAGAAACTCGATTTGACGTCAAGACATTcttgtaaaattatatattgtttttatgaaTTAATCAGTTGTACCATCTATTGCATTTACAAAAGTGGAAAAAAACTTGATTCAATTGTGACAAGTCGTGATCATCACTTAAATAACTGAGGATAATCAAGGAAACGGCCATGTTGCCTCTGTCTGGCAAGTTTATGGAAAGCCATAATGATTAATTGATTATATTTTAGTACTATTAGTCAGCGTGTCATTATTATCACAGCTGTTTACATTTACTTGGACTTCAATAATTTGTATGCATCGTCAAACCTACCCATATTAAAATTGTATACATCCATTTAATAATCGTGCTAATATATTgcattgatttattttttttagattaaagATAACATCTAATTAGTTTGTTGATGAGTTGCTGGCAGTCTCGGCAGGCCAATCACCATtgatgataatataaaaaaatcatcgTACAGCTAAGAGTGTGAACTCCATTGAAATGTAGTCTATAAGCTCAAGAGGAGCCATCGCAAGACAAAACTTGAAACTTCActtctgtttatttttttcttccttttaccATGCCTAAGTCTAAGCACATGCTGCCGTTTCATGATCATCCATTGTATATATTCGACGACGACCAATCTTGGTTATGCTATATTTGCTCAACAAACGAAAAGCGTGGGCTGGTCTATATCTGCATGGAGTGCGAACTCGTGACGCACAAGGAGTGCGTCGAGCCTTTCCTCAACAACCCGTTTCAATGCAATCACTTTCTCAAGTTCTTCACAGGTTCACCATTCAAATCTGAAAATCAGCATTGCCATTTTTGTCGTAAGAATCTTTCGTCTTTGTATGCTCGTTGCACTATATGCAACACAAGCATGGATGTTGACTGTTTGAAAAATCCACCGCCGCTCACTATTTTTCAACCGAAGCACCACGAGCATAGTCTCACACTCTTGTCAAGACTAGTCACATTTACTTGTAACGCTTGTGGTCTGGAAGGCGACCGTAATCCTTACGTGTGTCTTGCGTGCAATATGATGCTACATAAAGATTGCATTGATCTACCGAGAGTCATTAGCATCAATCGTCATGATCATCGCATCTCTCATACTTTTCATCTTGGTCAAGGGGAAAGAGACTGGGAGTGTGGAGTTTGTAGGAAGACAATTGATTGGGTCTACGGAGCTTACAAATGCTCTCGTTGTCCTAACTACGCAGTTCATTCAAAATGCGCAACGAGAAGTGAAGTGTGGGATGGGATAGAGCTTGAGGATGTTCCGGACGAAGATGAAGAAATCGAAGATCCATACAAGGTGGTTAATGAACAAGATATCATTCACTTTAGTCATGAGAATCATATCTTAAGATTGGATGAGAGTTGTGTGAAGGATATGCGCTGCGAGGGTTGCGTTTTACACATCAACGGAGAACCATGCTACAGATGTGTGGAATGTGATTTCATCCTACACAAAACATGCGCTAGTCTTCCTCGGAAGAAACGACATTTATTACACAACCATAAGCTTACGCTGCTGGTTGACGAGGTTACTTTCCAGTGTAGAGCTTGCAAAATCAATTCCAATGGTTTCAGGTATAAGTGTGAAGAAGGCTGCAAGGATAAGTTCGTGTATGATGTTCGGTGTAGCTCCGTATCAGAACCGTTTCGCCATGATCTGCACCCACATCCCTTGTACTGGACCTTGGAAGGTTCCAAAGAGTGTCATGCTTGCGACACAGAAACAAAGAATCCTCTATGTTGTACGGTTTGTGATGATTACGCTTTATGCATGAGGTGCACTACTTTGCCAAGGAAGGTGAAACACAGGTGTGATGATCATCTTTTGTCGCTGAGCCAAGGTGTTGGAAACGCGAGCGGTGACTTGTGGTGTGATGTTTGCGAGTGCAAGGTGATAGCGAGTGAGTGTTACTATACTTGCCAAGAGTGTGGAGTCAGTCTCGATATTGATTGTGTGCTTGGAGACTTTTATTATCTCAAGGTAGGACTCATCGGCCCCGGTCTTGAAGTACTTGCCAACAATGGTGTTACTCGACCATTGTGCAGCGGTTGTGAAGTTCGATGCAAGTTCCCATTCCTCGCGAGGGATACTACTACCCAAGAACCTGTTTGTTACTTTTGTAATATAAACTGTTTACACTACCATTAAGTTATATCATAATATGCCAATCTTCTATTACTATACTCCCTGaatgtaaaagaaataaatctcataaacTTTATTTCCAACTCAAACAAAGTTTTCAGTTTAGACAAACATCAAAGACACAAAACCTCAACATGAAAGACTGCAGTAACATAATGACATGAGCCACAAGTTTTACACATATTACATAGCAGACAAGTTGATTCCTCGTGAAAGGGAAGGTTTACATAACTAGAACGAAACCTGAACGCCCAACAAAACCATTAGCTGTGACACATACTCTGGGTGTCCTGGCCATGCTGCGCCAGTTACCAGATTCCCGTCCGTGAAGCATCGGTGGATTGGATCTGGTTCTAACCAAGTTCCTCCTCCAAGCACCACATTCAGTTTCACTGCTGGATAAGCAGTGCATTTCCTTCCCTGCATCAGTGAACATGAAATCAGATATAGCATCAGTGAACAGTGAACTCAAATCCAAAATCACATCATCTCAACTAACCGGTTCTCAGCCAAGCAACCTCAATGAGCTGAACACTAACGCACTAATTGATGTTGATCTTCCAATTGGTAGCCAACAATTAATAAATATCTCATAAATGCACTAATTTTCGttattgaaatattaaaaaattaaaccaacaaCTTTACCCAAAGCTTTTGATAACAAAAGTAGTTAAAATCTTTTACCAAAGCTTCTTTGCAAGGatctatttaataaaaaaaaaaacagctttTAGTCTATTGTAATTACATCGAAAATATGACAATAAGTTAGAGAAACTAATCaccaaaacatgaaatgggGTCGGATGCGGTATGAGAACATTGAGAAAAATCTTATGATCAAGTAAAAATCTACCACTATTTTTCAGTACCTACAATCGAACAATTGTTGTATTTTCCAAATTAGGCTAATACTGCGTCATTACTACAAAACTACTCTCACTTGCTTTGTTTTATATGCATGATTTAATTCAACAAATACAAGCCTTTGCATTTTTAGTGTTTCTTTTAGTCATCAATGATCAAATAGTTTAGTCTTCAAGAATTAGACATactattttcaatatttatatagattTCTTGTTTGATATTGTGTACTAACCTTGCTCCCtataattttctttgtttttgttgttcgtGTTCAAATGATGTTATCATACATTTCATAATagtattatttgatatttgattggTATAGTTAATTAAACATtgcataaactaaaataaataatattttatagtgaCAAATAAGAAATCAAACTAACAAAGTTTGCTAAATCATAGTTATTAGTGACTAGTTGAAtttattttaagctattaatCACTTCACAATATGTCTAATTTGGAGTAGTTGATGACTTTAGTTGGACTACTCATGTTAATACCGTAATGACATCCAAGCAAATGAAAACTGTGGTTCATGGTAATGTTAATCTATTATGCGATGGTGCACACTGAAATGAGTGCGATCCGTACATTTCTCATTCTCTGCAAAGGTTCAACAGGTTTCACCAAATGAGGAGAATGTGGCTTATGTAATGGACTCTGGATAGGTTTTCACTTATGGCCACAACTCAGTCTTTTCATCCGGTCACGGTACATACAATCCAGTATTGAAGTCGAAGCTTGTTGAGTACTTTTGGAACACTAACACCACATGCAAGCAGGTGGAAGTTAATACAAGATCTACAATTTTTGACAAGAGATGGTCGTCTCTACACAGTCGAGGATATCATCTATGGTCAACTCGTTTCAGGGGATAAAACAAACCAAACATTACGAAATCTGTCTTTTCTTGTGGTCACGGTACCGACATTCCAGTATAGAAACCGAAGCTTGTTGACTACTTTTGGAACACGAACACCGCATATAAGTAGGTGGAAGTTAATTCATGGTCTACTCTCTTCATAAGAAGAGAAGGTCGTCTCATCTTGGTCATGACGGTGTTTAGTCAGAGATACTCTCATTCCCAACTAAGTTTATATAACATTTGATTTATTAATCAAACATtgcataaactaaaataaataaaattttatattgacaAATCAAAAAACCAAACTTACAAAATTTGCTTAATCGTAGTTGTTAGTGAGTAGttgaatttattttaagttATGTTAATCACTTCACACAGACTGTCTAATTTAGATTAGTCAACACAAGTTCaagttttaaaatgaaatttaaacaCAATCGGATGTTTTTAACtgtttatatgaaaatttgtgCTTTTAATAAACTGTTTACACTACCACTAAGTTATTATAATATGCCAATCTTCTATTACTATACTCCCTGAAAATCTCATAAACTTTATTTCCAACTTAGACAAACATCAAAGACTCAAAACCTCAACATGAGAGACTGCAGTAGCATAATAACATAAGCCACAAGTTTTTACACACATTACATTAGCAGACGAGTTGGTTTTGAAAGATTCCACATGAAAGGGACGGTTTACATATCTAGAATGAAACCTGAACTCCCAACAAAAGCATTAGCTGTGACACAAACTCTGGGTGTCCTGGCCATGCTGCCCCAGTTACCAGATTCCCATCGGTGAAGCACCGGTGAATTGGATCTGGTTCTAACCAAGTTCCTCCTCCAAGCACTACATTCAGTTTCACTGCTGGATAAGCAGTGCATTTCCTTCCCTGCATCAGTGACCAGGTTAACATGAAATCAGATATATCAGTTTTCTCAAACAATTTCAGAATTATACAGATTGTAGTGGAACAAAACTGACCTTTAGGACACCAGCAGCAGCTAAGATCTGTTGTCCGTGGCAGATAGATGCAACTGGTTTCCCAGAACTCATAAACTCTTTAACTACGTTAAGGAC
This region of Brassica napus cultivar Da-Ae chromosome C5, Da-Ae, whole genome shotgun sequence genomic DNA includes:
- the LOC125587564 gene encoding aspartic proteinase 36-like isoform X2; translation: MDLTRRHWSLSAIFLSAALATLLISPRLSAAATENLAFKVRSKFAGKIEKDLGALKAHDAHRHSRLLSAIDLPLGGDSQPESTGLYFAKIGLGTPSRDYHVQVDTGSDILWVNCAGCISCPRKSDLVDLKPYDSDASSTAKSVSCDDSFCSYVNQISQCQSGSTCKYIIQYGDQSSTSGHLVRDVVHLDLVTGNRQTGSTNGTIIFGCGSKQSGQLGESVSAVDGIMGFGQSNSSFISQLASQGKVKRTFAHCLDNKNGGGIFAIGEVVSPKVKTTPMLSKSAHYSVNLNSIEVGNSVLQLSSGAFDSGDDKGVIVDSGTTLVYLPTAVYNPLINEILASHPELNLHKVQDAFTCFRYTDNLDRFPPVTFQFDKSASLTVTPRDYLFQIQGDTWCLGWQTGGLQTKDGGELSILGDMALSNKLVVYDIENQVIGWTNHNCSGGIQVKDEQSGAVYTVGAHNLSC
- the LOC125587564 gene encoding aspartic proteinase 39-like isoform X1 — its product is MDLTRRHWSLSAIFLSAALATLLISPRLSAAATENLAFKVRSKFAGKIEKDLGALKAHDAHRHSRLLSAIDLPLGGDSQPESTGLYFAKIGLGTPSRDYHVQVDTGSDILWVNCAGCISCPRKSDLVDLKPYDSDASSTAKSVSCDDSFCSYVNQISQCQSGSTCKYIIQYGDQSSTSGHLVRDVVHLDLVTGNRQTGSTNGTIIFGCGSKQSGQLGESVSAVDGIMGFGQSNSSFISQLASQGKVKRTFAHCLDNKNGGGIFAIGEVVSPKVKTTPMLSKSAHYSVNLNSIEVGNSVLQLSSGAFDSGDDKGVIVDSGTTLVYLPTAVYNPLINEILASHPELNLHKVQDAFTCFRYTDNLDRFPPVTFQFDKSASLTVTPRDYLFQIQGDTWCLGWQTGGLQTKDGGELSILGDMALSNKLVVYDIENQVIGWTNHNCSGGIQVKDEQSGAVYTVGAHNLSWSSSSLAVSKFLTIFSLLVLFLSNIAL
- the LOC125587565 gene encoding thioredoxin F1, chloroplastic-like; protein product: MPLSLRLAPYPTALASTTGGYGPVKKQCRIPYSGVATTRIGFFSLDYGKRVESSVVRCSLETVNVNVGQVKEVDKDTFWPIVKAAGEKIIVLDMYTQWCGPCKVIAPKYKALSEKYEDVVFLKLDCNPENRPLVKELGLRVVPTFKIFKDNKVVKEVTGAKYDNLVEAIETARSAGGSSG
- the LOC125575662 gene encoding probable protein phosphatase 2C 33; the encoded protein is MGSCLSAESRSPTPGSPGFGVKKRKNSKKRLGSRNSSFDSRRDDPLHRVPGRMYLNGASEAACIFTQQGKKGPNQDAMVVWESFGSMTDTVFCGVFDGHGPYGHMVAKRVRDNLPLKLSAYWEAKVPINSASTINNSEDASFVSAEEEPSPSVDIEKEESQSELFQTLKDAFLKAFKVMDRELKFHKSVDCFCSGTTAVTLIKQGEYLVVGNVGDSRAVMGTRNGENALVAVQLTVDLKPNLPAEEERIKKCRGRVFALRDEPEVCRVWLPNCDSPGLAMARAFGDFCLKDFGLISVPDVSFRRLTEQDEFIVLASDGIWDVLSNEEVVAIVASAPSRSSAARALVESAVRAWRYKYPTSKVDDCAAVCLYLHSNDTNLISSASSISKLEDDDDASEPSGLGRSSTVRTGKEIALDESEAEKLIKEEDIEPGTEYSALEGVARVNTLLNLPRFVPGK
- the LOC106453219 gene encoding uncharacterized protein LOC106453219; protein product: MPKSKHMLPFHDHPLYIFDDDQSWLCYICSTNEKRGLVYICMECELVTHKECVEPFLNNPFQCNHFLKFFTGSPFKSENQHCHFCRKNLSSLYARCTICNTSMDVDCLKNPPPLTIFQPKHHEHSLTLLSRLVTFTCNACGLEGDRNPYVCLACNMMLHKDCIDLPRVISINRHDHRISHTFHLGQGERDWECGVCRKTIDWVYGAYKCSRCPNYAVHSKCATRSEVWDGIELEDVPDEDEEIEDPYKVVNEQDIIHFSHENHILRLDESCVKDMRCEGCVLHINGEPCYRCVECDFILHKTCASLPRKKRHLLHNHKLTLLVDEVTFQCRACKINSNGFRYKCEEGCKDKFVYDVRCSSVSEPFRHDLHPHPLYWTLEGSKECHACDTETKNPLCCTVCDDYALCMRCTTLPRKVKHRCDDHLLSLSQGVGNASGDLWCDVCECKVIASECYYTCQECGVSLDIDCVLGDFYYLKVGLIGPGLEVLANNGVTRPLCSGCEVRCKFPFLARDTTTQEPVCYFCNINCLHYH